Proteins encoded together in one Oncorhynchus mykiss isolate Arlee chromosome 7, USDA_OmykA_1.1, whole genome shotgun sequence window:
- the LOC110527920 gene encoding nuclear receptor coactivator 3 isoform X3 — translation MSEVADNSLEPMCSERKRKISTCDTPGMGCDKRRKEQESNYMEELAELISANFSNMDSFNVKPDKCAILKETVRQIRQIKGQGKSSCSDDDVQKADVSSTGQGVIDKDHLGPLLLQALDGFLFVVNREGSIVFVSDNVTQYLQYKQEELINTSIYNILHEDDREELHKNLPKTRAPNGGSWGGEAPRQKSHTFNCRMLVKYGHGQSHQNHGPSEEGPNRQRYETMQCFALTQPRTIMEEGEDLQSCMICVARRVTAVERTERFSTRHELSGKLIEIEQQSSLHTTMRPGWEDLVRRCMQMFLHRSEGHPWSYKHHYHEAFLHGRAETPSYRFSLSDGTPVTAQTRSELCRSRAANEPPTFLSTHLLQREQNGYQTNQGGVMRPQGMGVTNPNTQMNMAPGGGSGGMNRGYGMGAEQGHMGQRGSPSYTGGNGMNSMNPMNQMNRSLHQMNSQTNSMGQPMHNMSQMNSMNQMNSMRPMNSRMNSLNQINSMSRINQMNQMNQRNQMNHPGMQQQYPQQQQAPFHGAGYSMGGMTSPPQSSPGMNAPQQNIGSPRVRRSPKIGASPFSPGGMHSSMSSGHPGGPGGTSGSTSFSSSSLSALQAISEGVGTSLPSALPTPLNSPPTHKPDSCLSANSTQQGQCHGGTCKQGSSDSKSPGNTLASGGEQQRTPTTEVTPDSQANSEGPAGGEASRPSHDNNGGHKKLLQLLTSPTEELVPPNHQAGPGNTPMGFESKEGLGGLTSPSTGVSSSTAAVGQQGLGAAAAAAHFANQSLQEKHKILHKLLQNGNTPDEVARITAEATGKVTDGGGPEAGPGDPEEGPGARGAEVKQELHSPKKEKTHALLHYLLKKDDSKEARGDVQPKGRGAQGASSVVTTSEPNPIVEQVKTEPPDELETLETILGGRRNSSSGFNPEPDSRAGKEGGNQQGNGPGSFHDVERGAMLPARRGPLQRALSVDAKPLVGGGCLAGRRNVPCPMLIKQENVEAHIQPGMTNGFPGPGGMGMNRGMGMPQRPPMAGQGDWGMPRSSGSPVGVPGHPSMGRPGMDFNSKGMMRGPMVIRSNSLPGNTRSMLQQQLVEMGSSEVNMGMSPFSGQGPPPLSPSWPDSAMGMDGPPATTNRRQFGNPLDELLVPPSTSQGQSDELALLDQLDSLLNNTDVIALEEIDRALGIPDLVGQSPGPEQQPGPVPGPDTSMGMEQKPIYGQGYPGPPSMGLQSAYVANPMQGQSPSGFNPMNQMGAQAGPGGFPGMGGMSHPRPNMRPRMMSATKPLRLQLQQRLQGQQFMNQTRQAMGIKMENAPTGNPATRPGMEPGMSGQPGFLNAQMMAQRSREMMTIQMRRQRMMMLMQQQQQQAAAGGFSPPPNVTAPAGMDNPMAGPPMNQPGQQQFTYGGNYGMNQQGDPSFVGAGSNMMPGRMGGPQNPVMQQHPQGSPMYQSADMKGWPQGGMARNNSYPQQQFTQQGNPGQFAGPMMMNGSMGGPGPISGAGRAQMVQMQGQMSGQMQGQMQMGTNSMGMGRMPMGPEQKYC, via the exons GGAAGAGCTCGTGCAGCGATGACGATGTCCAGAAGGCAGATGTGTCATCCACCGGTCAAGGGGTCATTGACAAGGACCATCTGGGACCGTTGCTGCTACAG GCCCTGGATGGCTTCCTGTTTGTGGTGAACCGGGAGGGCAGCATCGTATTTGTGTCTGACAATGTGACCCAGTACCTGCAGTACAAACAGGAGGAGCTCATCAACACCTCCATCTACAACATCCTCCATGAGGACGACAGGGAGGAGCTGCACAAGAACCTGCCCAAGACCAGGG CACCCAACGGTGGGTCATGGGGAGGAGAGGCACCGCGGCAGAAGAGTCACACCTTTAATTGTCGTATGCTGGTGAAGTACGGTCACGGGCAGAGCCATCAGAACCATGGTCCGTCTGAGGAGGGGCCCAACAGGCAGCGCTACGAGACCATGCAGTGCTTCGCCCTGACTCAACCCCGCACCATaatggaggagggagaag acctGCAGTCGTGTATGATCTGTGTGGCCCGGCGCGTCACTGCAGTGGAGAGGACCGAGAGGTTCAGCACCCGCCATGAGCTCTCAG GTAAACTGATAGAGATCGAACAGCAGAGTTCTCTCCACACCACCATGCGGCCAGGGTGGGAGGACCTGGTGAGGCGCTGCATGCAGATGTTCCTCCATCGCAGTGAGGGCCATCCCTGGTCCTACAAACACCACTACCATGAGG ccTTCCTGCATGGCCGTGCCGAGACGCCGTCTTACCGGTTCTCTCTCTCCGACGGCACCCCGGTCACTGCGCAGACCAGGAGCGAGCTCTGTCGTAGCCGCGCCGCCAATGAGCCACCCACCTTCCTCTCTACCCATCTGCTACAGAG ggagcagaaTGGTTACCAAACCAACCAGGGGGGAGTGATGAGGCCCCAGGGCATGGGTGTCACCAACCCCAACACTCAGATGAACATGGCCCCTGGAGGGGGCAGTGGTGGCATGAACAGGGGCTACGGTATGGGGGCAGAGCAGGGGCACATGGGACAGAGAGGCAGCCCCTCGTACACAGGGGGAAATGGGATGAACTCCATGAATCCGATGAATCAAATGAACCGCTCGTTGCATCAAATGAACTCTCAGACGAATTCAATGGGTCAACCGATGCACAACATGAGTCAGATGAATTCCATGAATCAAATGAACTCCATGCGTCCAATGAACTCTCGGATGAATTCCTTGAACCAGATTAATTCTATGAGTCGGATTAACCAGATGAATCAAATGAACCAGAGGAATCAGATGAACCACCCTGGAATGCAGCAGCAGTATccacagcagcagcaggcccCATTCCATGGAGCGGGATACAGCATGGGGGGCATGACCAGCCCCCCACAGAGCAGTCCAGGGATGAACGCCCCCCAGCAGAACATTGGCTCCCCTAGAGTAAGGAGGAGCCCCAAAATAGGTGCTAGCCCCTTCTCCCCAGGAGGTATGCATTCTTCCATGAGCTCGGGTCATCCAGGTGGTCCTGGAGGCACAAGTGGTAGCACCAGTTTCTCCAGCAGCTCCCTGAGTGCCCTCCAGGCCATCAGTGAGGGGGTGGGCACCTCTCTACCCTCGGCCCTCCCCACGCCCCTGAACTCTCCCCCCACACACAAGCCTGACAGCTGCCTCAGCGCCAACTCCACCCAGCAGGGGCAGTGCCATGGTGGAACCTGTAAACAAGGCAGTTCAGACTCCAAGAGCCCGGGCAACACTCTGGCCAGTGGAGGAGAGCAGCAGCGCACCCCCACCACAGAGGTGACCCCAGACAGCCAGGCCAACAGTGAGGGCCCAGCCGGGGGAGAAGCCAGCCGACCGAGCCATGACAACAATGGGGGCCACAAAAAGCTCCTGCAGCTCCTCACCTCCCCTACGGAGGAGCTAGTGCCCCCTAACCACCAGGCCGGCCCTGGCAACACTCCCATGGGCTTTGAGTCCAAGGAGGGATTGGGGGGTTTGACCAGCCCCTCTACAGGCGTATCCTCTTCCACGGCTGCAGTAGGACAGCAGGGCCTAGGAGCAGCTGCTGCAGCAGCACACTTTGCCAACCAGTCCCTGCAGGAGAAGCACAAGATTCTCCACAAGCTGCTGCAGAATGGCAACACCCCAGACGAGGTGGCCCGCATCACAGCCGAGGCCACTGGGAAGGTCACAGATGGTGGGGGTCCAGAGGCTGGGCCAGGAGATCCAGAAGAGGGACCAGGGGCGAGGGGGGCTGAGGTGAAGCAAGAACTTCACAGCCCCAAGAAGGAGAAGACCCACGCCCTCCTCCACTATCTCCTCAAAAAAGATGACTCCAAAGAAGCAAGGGGTGATGTCCAACCAAAGGGCAGAGGAGCCCAGGGAGCATCCTCAGTGGTCACGACGTCTGAACCCAACCCCATTGTGGAGCAGGTCAAGACTGAACCACCTGATGAG TTGGAAACCCTGGAGACAATTCTCGGAGGCCGCAGGAACTCCAGCTCCGGGTTTAATCCCGAACCGGACTCCAGAGCAGGAAAAGAAGGGGGAAACCAGCAGGGAAATGGCCCAGGCAGTTTCCATG ATGTGGAGAGAGGAGCCATGCTGCCTGCCCGGCGTGGGCCCCTCCAGAGGGCTCTGTCAGTGGACGCTAAACCCCTGGTTGGTGGTGGATGCCTGGCTGGGAGGAGGAATGTTCCCTGCCCCATGCTCATCAAACAGGAGAACGTGGAGGCCCATATCCAGCCAGGCATGACCAACGGCTTCCCTGGACCAGGAGGCATGG GTATGAACAGGGGTATGGGGATGCCACAGCGGCCTCCCATggcagggcaaggtgactgggggATGCCCAGGTCCAGTGGAAGTCCTGTGGGGGTGCCAGGTCACCCCTCAATGGGCCGGCCAGGGATGGACTTCAACTCCAAGGGCATGATGAGAGGCCCCATGGTCATCAGGTCCAACAGTTTACCTGGCAACACCAGGTCTATGCTGCAGCAGCAACTCGTAGAAATGG GTTCCAGTGAGGTGAATATGGGGATGAGTCCCTTCAGTGGGCAGGgtcctccacctctgtccccctCCTGGCCTGACAGTGCAATGGGAATGGACGGACCACCAGCTACCACAAATAG GCGTCAGTTTGGAAACCCCCTGGATGAGCTCCTGGTGCCGCCCTCCACCAGCCAGGGGCAGAGTGATGAGCTGGCGCTGCTGGACCAGCTGGactctctgctcaacaacactgatgtTATTGCCCTTGAGGAGATCGACCGGGCCCTGGGCATCCCCGACCTCGTAGGACAG agtCCTGGTCCAGAGCAGCAGCCAGGTCCTGTCCCAGGACCAGACACCTCCATGGGGATGGAGCAGAAGCCCATTTATGGCCAGGGGTACCCAGGACCCCCCTCCATGGGCTTGCAGTCAGCCTATGTGGCCAACCCCATGCAGGGCCAGTCCCCTTCTGGCTTCAACCCCATGAACCAGATGGGGGCTCAGGCAGGCCCAGGGGGCTTCCCTGGCATGGGGGGCATGAGTCACCCCCGTCCCAACATGAGACCCCGCATGATGAGTGCCACCAAGCCCCTCCGACTGCAGCTGCAGCAGAGACTACAGGGCCAGCAG TTCATGAACCAGACCCGTCAGGCCATGGGCATCAAGATGGAGAATGCCCCTACAGGAAACCCTGCGACACGGCCTGGGATGGAGCCCGGCATGAGCGGTCAG CCTGGCTTCTTGAATGCTCAGATGATGGCTCAGCGCAGCAGAGAGATGATGACCATACAGATGAGGAGACAGCGGATGATGATGTtaatgcagcagcagcagcaacaggctGCAGCAGGAGGCTTCAGCCCCCCTCCTAACGTAACAGCCCCTGCAGGCATGGACAACCCCATGGCAGGACCACCCATGAACCAGCCAGGACAGCAGCAGTTCACCTACGGTGGAAACTATG GAATGAACCAGCAGGGAGACCCCTCATTTGTAGGCGCAGGCAGCAACATGATGCCAGGTCGCATGGGAGGGCCTCAGAATCCCGTGATGCAACAACACCCCCAAGGCAGCCCCATGTACCAGTCAGCAGATATGAAAGGCTGGCCACAGGGTGGCATGGCACGGAACAA CTCATACCCCCAGCAGCAGTTCACCCAGCAGGGGAACCCAGGCCAGTTTGCGGGGCCCATGATGATGAATGGCTCCATGGGCGGGCCAGGTCCGATCAGTGGTGCTGGTAGAGCACAGATGGTCCAGATGCAGGGCCAAATGTCTGGGCAAATGCAGGGGCAAATGCAGATGGGCACGAACTCCATGGGAATGGGCAGAATGCCAATGGGACCTGAACAG AAATATTGCTGA